The following proteins are co-located in the Terriglobia bacterium genome:
- a CDS encoding HK97 family phage prohead protease gives MTNEKKDLRFEIKSIAEDGTFTGMAAVYGNTDLQGDVIEPGAFTRTLKDHNGEIKLLWQHDPSKPLGKGKITDTSAGLQIEGRLALGITAARDAYESLKAGIVDGLSIGYDVIRQNAKDGKRFLKELRLFEVSLVTFPANPLATVTAVKSEDAEIAELSAIGGALYRLSRKVSWR, from the coding sequence ATGACGAATGAGAAAAAGGACCTACGCTTCGAAATCAAGAGCATTGCAGAAGACGGCACTTTTACCGGAATGGCGGCCGTCTATGGGAATACCGACCTTCAGGGCGACGTAATCGAGCCCGGCGCATTCACGCGCACGCTGAAAGATCACAACGGCGAAATCAAGTTGCTTTGGCAGCACGATCCGAGCAAACCACTTGGCAAGGGAAAGATTACCGACACGTCCGCGGGCCTTCAGATTGAGGGCAGGCTCGCGCTGGGAATCACCGCGGCGCGTGATGCTTACGAATCCTTGAAGGCGGGAATTGTGGACGGTTTGAGCATTGGCTATGACGTGATCCGCCAGAATGCGAAAGATGGGAAGCGGTTTCTAAAAGAGCTGCGACTCTTCGAGGTTTCGCTCGTAACCTTTCCAGCTAATCCGTTGGCCACAGTTACCGCGGTCAAGAGCGAAGACGCAGAGATTGCCGAACTCAGCGCAATTGGCGGCGCCCTCTATAGGCTTAGCCGGAAAGTGAGTTGGAGATAA